The Elusimicrobiota bacterium region GATGATGATGGAGTCCTTGGAGAAGATCCCGGGCGTGGTCTTCGAGATCGTCAAGTACGACTCCGACCCCAAGGTGCTCAAGCCCTTCGGCCGCAAGCTCACCCCGGACATGAAGGCCGGGGTGCTGGCCGCCATCCGCGACGGCTCGGGCTCGACCCAGGCTTACGAGGCGCTCAAGGAGGCCATCGAGCGCGTGCGCCTGGGCCGGGGCGACAAGATGATCATCATGGTCAACGACGGGGACCCGGACTACAACTTCGACCGCGACGCCTACCGCAAGATGATCGCCGAGTCCAAGGACGTGGAGATCCACGGCATCGGCCTGGGGCCGCAGGCCCAGCCCGCCGGGCCGCGGCTGGTGGCTCAAGGACGCGGCCGATTTCGCCAAGAACCTGCGCAACATCGTGCGCAAGAAGCTGATGGGCGGCCGCGGCTAGGATGGACGCGAGGCCGGACCGCATCCTCCGCTTCGCCGCCAGCGCCCTTCTTCCCCTCGTCTTGTCGGCGAGCCCGGCTCGCGCCAAGGTCGACCAGGAGCTGGTCAAGACGCTCAAGACGGCCGTGGTCAACATCTACACGAACACGCCGACGGCGCTCGCCGGAGACACGCCCGGGAGTTGGGGCGGGACGGGCTTCATCGTCGACGCCCAAAAGGGCTGGATCGTCACGAACCGGCACGTCAGCAGCCGCAGCCCGGCGCACTACAAAGTGACTTTCTACAACGGCGAGACGTCCGACAAGGTCAACCTCCTCTACTACGACGCCTGGCAGGACTTGGCCGTCCTGGAGGTGGACACGACGACCCTGCACTCCCCCCTGAAGGCCGTGCCCTTGAGCACGGCTGAGTCCATCAAGGAGGCCGACGAGGTCTTCCTCATCGGCAACAACGAGGGAGAGAACTACACCGTGCTCTACGGCGAGATCATCAACACCGAGCTCAATCCCGCGTTGTCGGACGACCCGGCGGGCGATTCGCATCGCCACACCAGCTCGTTCGAGGTGGTCTACGGCCAGAGGGGCGGCTCCAGCGGCAGCCCCGTCTTCGACACTCGCGGCCGGGTCGTCGGCGTGCAGTATTGCGGCACCGACGTGACGGGAAAGACGCTGCGCATCGACTACGTCAAGGACGCCCTGGACTGCCTGCGGGCCGGCCGCGGCTCGTGCCGCGGCGAGATCGGCGTCGTGCTCGATCTCATGAAGATCTCCGACGCCAAGAACTACCTGCATATCCCCGAGTCCGAGGCCGCGCGGCTGCTGGGCATCGTGGACCGAGGCCAGAAGATCAAGGACGTCGTATACGTGAGGAAGTCCATCCCGCAGTCGCCGGCGGACGAGAAGCTCGAGCCCGGCGACGTGATCCTGAGGGTCTCCGGCAAGACGATCGGGAACAACCTTTACGCGTTCGACAAGGAGATCGACCGCCTCATCGGAAGGTCCGCGTCCATCGAGATCATGCGCAACGGGCGGCCGCTGACGGTGACGGTGCCCGTCGAAGATGCGGAGAAGCAGAAGGTCTCGCGCTTCGTCACCTTCGCCGGCGGGATCTTCCACGACGCGACCAATGAGATCCGGCGCCGCTTCGCGGTCTACGGGGCCGGCGTCATGCTCAATCAGGTGGACGTCGGATCGAGTCTCGAAGTGGGCGGCCGCTACGACAAATATCCGCAATGGCGCCAGATCTTGATCCAACGGGTCAACGGCGTCGCGACTCCCGACCTCGAGACCTTCGCCAACGAAGCCCGGAGATTCGCCGACGGCGATCGGGTCTACATCACCGCCAAGGACTTCGTGAGCATCGATTCCACGCCCCGCGCGTTGCTCGTCGACCTGAACTTGAAGTATTTCCCGCTCAAGCAATTCCGCTACGATCCGCAGAAGCGGAGCTGGGAAGCGGAAAGCCCCGCCGGACTTCATTAGGTCCAGGATGGCCGCGGACTCGGAGCCGCCGGACAAGCCCGCCGAGATCGTCAGCGGACCTCCCCCCTCGGCCCGTCCGGTCCAGGACCGCAAGCGGACCTTCTTCCATCCCTTGAGCGGGCTGGCGATCCTGGGCGTGGACTGGCTCGCCTTCGGCATAGACCTGCCCACGGAGTTCCTGTTCACCCCGCTCGTGAGCCTGATCGCGTTCGGCGTCACCTTCTGGGCCGTGGCCAGGATACAGTCGCGCGACGGAGACGACCTCAAGCGCGCCTATTTCAAGGCTTTCCTGGGCGCGGTCGCGGCCGGCGTGCCGCTGCCGGTCACCGGCACCATCGTGGGCGCCGCCATCCTTCTCCTGTCGGGGCTGCCCACCGGCTCCATCCGGCGGCGATGATCCCGGCGGCTTAAGGCTGCGGCGGGTCCTTCTTGAGGGCGCTTTCGGGCAGGCCGGGCATGGACTTGGGCGCGCGCCAGAACAAAGCCGCGCCCGCCGCATAGGCGAGGCCGATGGGCAGGAGCAGGGCCGGGAAGGCCGGGTTGAGCAGGCCCGCGGCCAGGGCCAGGGCCCCATAGCCGAAGGAATTGAAGGTGTTGAAGAAGGAGCTGCTGGTGCCGAAGACCTTGCCCAGGTCGCTCTTGCGGCTGTTGGTCTGCAGGTAGTTGCTGAAGGAGACCATGGCCGGGCCGGTGAACATGCCGTAGACCAGCATGGTCAAGAACAGGGCCGTCTGCACGCTTATGAAGGGGATGAGGCCCGGCAAAGACCAGACCAGGTAGGGCAGCCAGATCGCGGCCAGGCCCACGCCCAGGAATTTGATCCAGCCCCGCGAGGAAAGATGCCCGACCGCCCACATGGCGCCCGCGGCGACGGCCGCGGCGGCCAGCGCGGCGAGGATGCTGCCCGGGACCAGGCTCGCGCCCACCCAGGCCGCCCCTAGGCCCAGAACCACGCCCTGCACCAGGCGCTGGCCCGGGACCTTCTTCTGCGTGAACGGGATCTTGATGTCAGGGAGGCTTACCTGGGAGGAGTTGGAGATGAGGTTGCCGAAGAAGATCGCGCCCGTCAACTGGCCCAGGAGCAGGGCCTTGCCCGAGGCGCCCATGAGGACGGTGGCCATGAGCGGCAAAGCGAAGTTCTGCAGAGGATAGGTCAGCACGGCCTGGACCGCCCCGAAGACGATGGTCCTGAACTGGCGACGCTCGTAGAGCTTGGCCTCGGCCTTGAGCGCCGCGACCTCGGCCGGGTCGCCTCCGGCTTTCTCCAGTTCGGCCAGCCGCGCCGCGATGGCGTCCTCGCGGGGCGCCCGCTCGCGCTGGAGCCCGGCGCGCAGGTCGCGCACGGTCTTGGAGCGCAGCACCCAATAGAACAGGGCGCCGGCTATGGGCAGCGGCGAGCGCAGGAAGAAATAGGAGCCGACGCTCGCGGCCACGAGCAGGGCCTCCTTCCAGTACTGCCTGAAGAATCCCTGCGCCGCGTCTCGGAGCTTGACGGCAGGCCCGGGGCTTCTGGCCTCGGGCTTGTCGTTGGGCATGGTGAACCACAGGATGGGCACGATGACGAGCCCGTGCACCAAAGCCGAGATCAGGAATGCGGCGATGGGGTTGCCCTTGTCGATGAATGAGCCCACGCCGATGATGAGTCCCAGCAGGACCTGCAGGCCCACGTATTGGACCTGGGACAGGGCCGTGACCGAGGCCTGGTGCTTGCCCGCCAGCCGCCGGATGTAGGCGTTCTCCGTGGTCATGGTGGAGGACAGGATCCAGCCGTTGGCCACGGAGGAGGCGAGCAAGGTCCAGAAATTGAGGATGCCGAAGTAGGAGAAGGCGGGCAAAGCCAAAGTCAGGACCGCGCGGATGGCCACGTTGATGACCATGGAGTTGCGCGCGGAGAGCTTGTCGGCCAGGCTGCCGTTGAGCGGGCCCGTGGCGATGGCGGCCAGAGGCCCCAAGGCCATGAGCGTGCCGTAGAGGGCCCAGCCCACCGCGGGGGCGGCCACGAAGGGATAGGCGATGGAGGTCAGGATGAAGGCGGATATCGAAAGGGTGCGCGTGAGGAAGAGCGCGATGACGGCCTTCTTGTTGAAGTCCGGGGCCTGCGCGGCCGGGACCGAAGAAGGGGCCTGCTTGTCCGCCCGGCAGGGAGCCAGGCTGCCAGCGGAGGTCCGGGTCTCGGCCGGGGCGTAGAGAGTTGAGCTCTCCGCGCCGCGGAGGAGACTGCCGGTGAAGATCCGGCCGAGCACGGACTGCTTTTGGGCCGGGGCCTCGGCGCGCGCCAGAGACTCGACGCCGGTCTGGAGGCCCTGCAACGGGCTCGCCTGGGTCTCAACGGCCGGAGCCGGAGCGCTCTGCTGGCCCGGAGCCGCGGAAATGGGAAGGCTCCCGGCCGGGACCACGGGCGCTGCCTGGAGCGGAGCCGCGATGGAGACGGCCACGAGGGAGGGCACGGGCGCCTGAGGCAGAGCCGAAATTGAGAGACCGGAGGCCTTGAGGTCGAGGCGCAGGCCGGATGACGAACCGAGGCCCAGGCCGAGGCCGGCCGTCGCGACGGCGCTGACCCCCGAGACAACGGGAGCGTTGCGGACCGCGGCCGAAGCCTCGACGAAAGCGGCCCAAGCTTGCGGCCCAGGGGAAAGCAGGAGTATGGAGGCGCAGAGCGCGCCGGCCAGCAGGCGGGTGAGGGCTTTCCTCATTATCACGATGAGTATACCCGGGACGGAGCGGCAGGTCCTGGGCCTTACGGCGTCGGCGAGGCGGGCAATGGTCCTAGGCTGCTTTGGGACGGACGAGGTCCGAGTCCTAGAAGGGCCTAGGCCATAAGCCGACCTCGAATGGGGCGCTTAGGCCCAACCCTGACGAAGACGCTTGCGCCATAATATCACCGGCATAATGCGTTCGGGAAAGAAGACTCTCTTCCTGCTCCTGCTCGCGCTCCTTTGGGCGCCGTCCCGCGCCCGGGCGCAGCAGGCGCGCCTGCCCGCGGCCGCGCGCAGCGTCGCCATCGGCCTGCCGCCGGCTCTGGGCTTCTCCGCCGTCTCCCCCGGCGCCGCTCCTCTCGGCAGCCTTGCCGGCTATGAGGTCCTGCTGCAGCGCCAGCGGGCCGGCGAGGCTCTGGACCTCTCCAAGGTGACCCGGCCCGGCATCGCTTTCGTCAGCGGAGACCGGCTGAGCGTAGCCCAGGGCTCGGGCCGGTTCGAGGCTTTGCGGGCCGGCGAGCGCATGGACCTCTTCGTGCCTCAGGACCAGAAGCTTCCCGAGGGCGTGGCCGTGGTGGCGCGCGACATCCCGGCCCAGCTGGTGCTCAAGGCCAACCTGCTCTCCTCCCGCGGCGAAGCGGGCAGCAATCCGGAGCTGGTCGGGTTCCTGACCGAGGGGAGGACCTTCATGCGCGTGCTGGCCCCGCGCGAACTCGTCGAGGCCCCCCTCTCCCGGGCCGCCCATGAGGTCGAGGATCTGCGCGCGTTCCTGAAGGCCGGAGAGCGCGCCTGGGGCGCGGGCGCCAAGAGCGGCCTCGACGCTTACCTGGAGAGCCCCGCCTTCCGGGACCTGTCCGTCAATGAGCAGCGGCAAGCCCTGCTCCGTCTCTCCGCTCTGGTGCGGCAGAACGGCGCCAGCGAGGCTTTTACCAGCGGGGTCCGCGCCCAACTGGCCGAAGCGGTCCCCGAGCCCATGCTCACCGACATCGAGAGCCACGGCTACGCCGTCCTGGTCAAGGACCATCTGACCCAGGACCGGCCGGACTTGAAGTCCTTTTACGATTACACTGGAGGCCTGACGGACTGGGGGCCCCTGGGCAACTTCGTCATGGTCGCCGAGCATATGAAGAAGGACGGGAAGGACGGCGCCGCCTGGATCGACAACTTGAATTGGCGCAATTCCGCGGTGCATGAGTGCGGCCATGCCATCGACAACATCAACGGCTTCACCGACACCCCCGAGTTCCGCGACGCCTGGCAGGCGGACTTCCAGGCCATGCCCGAGGCCGTCAAGAAGCCGGTGCGGCAGGACGGCGGCCGCAACGAGTTCTTCTATTTCCTGAACCAAAGAACTCCCGGCTACGCCTACCGGGAGACCTTCGCCGAGGCTTTCGACGTCCTGCTGCGGGGCGAGGCGTCGTCGTTCAACCACGACGACTTCCACCGCTACTTCCCCAGGACTCTGGCGGCCGTGCGCCGGATCCTGGAGGCCCGCTACGGGCGGAGCCTGCACTAGGTCCTGAGCCCTGCGTCCCGGGGGGCCTCTTACCTTCGACCAGCAAGGTCTTTCGACCCCCCCGAGCTCGGCGGGGTGGGCCTATAATAGGGAGCCGGTAACCCCTGGTCCGAGAGGTGACGCCATGAAAAAGAACACCGTCTGGGCCGTCCTGGCCGTACTCCTTCCCGCCGCAGCCCTGGCGCAGGAGCGTGCTCCCGAACTGCCGCGTCTCGACACGCTGCAGAAACAGATCCGCGCCGCGGAGCCGATACCCACGGTGGCCGCGCGTGCCCTGGAGAGCTCCGCGGCCGCAGCGCAGAGCTGCCCGCAGATACCTTCCGGCGCGGTGGTCGGCCGCGGGATATTCGCCAACGACTATGAGGTGACCGGCGCCGGCCGCAAGATCGCCACGATCGCGGCTGAAGGCGACGGCTACGTCATGCGCGGCGCCGACGGCACCGAGTACGCGCGCGCCGCCATCCGGACCCAGGGCGACACGCGCACCGCCGCGGTGACCGGCTGCGGCGGCTCGCCTATGGGCGCCATAGAAGAGCAGATGGGCTCGCAGCGCAGTCAGCTCACGATCCGGGACGCCGCCGGCGCGGTGGTCGCCGCGACCCCGTGGGTCGACGACCGCGACCTCACGGCCGCGGGCTCGGCCACGATCACGGTGGAGCAGCACGGCTTCGCCGACAACATGACGGTCACGGCCCAGGGCGTGGACACGCAGATGGCCGTGTTCACCGCGGTGATGATCAATTCCTCGGCCTATCGCTGGTCCGGCGAGCGCCGGCGCGAGAACATGGGACCGCACGGCCGCGGCGACCGCTGAGCCTTTCCGCGCGAAAAAGAAGGCCCCGGGGGAGGATCCCCGGGGCCTTTTCGCGTCTGGCGCGCTATTGGGTCACCAGGACATCGCCGGTCAGATAGCCCGAGCCGTTGAGGTTGACCCAGTTGCCGTTGACCCAGCCCGAGACCGGGATCTGGCCGCTCATCTGGGCGCTGCCCACGTACTTGCCGGCCTTGTAGAACGAGACGC contains the following coding sequences:
- a CDS encoding trypsin-like peptidase domain-containing protein, producing MDARPDRILRFAASALLPLVLSASPARAKVDQELVKTLKTAVVNIYTNTPTALAGDTPGSWGGTGFIVDAQKGWIVTNRHVSSRSPAHYKVTFYNGETSDKVNLLYYDAWQDLAVLEVDTTTLHSPLKAVPLSTAESIKEADEVFLIGNNEGENYTVLYGEIINTELNPALSDDPAGDSHRHTSSFEVVYGQRGGSSGSPVFDTRGRVVGVQYCGTDVTGKTLRIDYVKDALDCLRAGRGSCRGEIGVVLDLMKISDAKNYLHIPESEAARLLGIVDRGQKIKDVVYVRKSIPQSPADEKLEPGDVILRVSGKTIGNNLYAFDKEIDRLIGRSASIEIMRNGRPLTVTVPVEDAEKQKVSRFVTFAGGIFHDATNEIRRRFAVYGAGVMLNQVDVGSSLEVGGRYDKYPQWRQILIQRVNGVATPDLETFANEARRFADGDRVYITAKDFVSIDSTPRALLVDLNLKYFPLKQFRYDPQKRSWEAESPAGLH
- a CDS encoding phosphoribosylaminoimidazole carboxylase, which codes for MAADSEPPDKPAEIVSGPPPSARPVQDRKRTFFHPLSGLAILGVDWLAFGIDLPTEFLFTPLVSLIAFGVTFWAVARIQSRDGDDLKRAYFKAFLGAVAAGVPLPVTGTIVGAAILLLSGLPTGSIRRR